A single region of the Hoeflea prorocentri genome encodes:
- a CDS encoding BMP family ABC transporter substrate-binding protein has product MQNQLKRRTFLKTSLAAAAATTVPFKAHAADALKMGVVLPSPVADVGWSHTLMDGVNTVKEAYGDKIEVTVLENIAEGPDADRIANGLVGDGNTVLLLGSFGYQNGGMQIARRRPDVSIIHASGFMTAPNFSPFTAKYWQGTYLMGMAAASLSKTKKLGCVAAFAIPELITSINAFMLGAKSVDPDTEVSVVWVNSWFDPASEQEAAKALISQDVDVIFSNAQDTPSVISVAEEAGVYAFNLNSSMKSYAPSKYLGVVGTDWGPHFKRLVDAHVAGNYPGENFWLGMEDDIVYTADWNADIPADAVAAIEARQKEIRDGSFVVFKGPLVDQSGTERFAEGTAMSDGEILGMDWHVAGVTTPLPS; this is encoded by the coding sequence ATGCAGAACCAACTCAAGCGCCGCACGTTTCTGAAGACGTCGCTGGCTGCCGCCGCGGCAACCACGGTACCCTTCAAAGCCCATGCGGCTGATGCATTGAAAATGGGTGTTGTTTTGCCATCCCCGGTAGCCGATGTCGGCTGGTCCCATACACTGATGGACGGAGTAAACACCGTCAAGGAAGCCTATGGCGACAAGATCGAGGTCACGGTTCTGGAAAATATCGCGGAAGGCCCTGACGCCGACCGTATCGCCAACGGGTTGGTGGGAGATGGCAATACCGTTCTTCTTCTGGGTTCCTTCGGCTACCAGAATGGCGGTATGCAAATCGCAAGGCGGCGTCCTGACGTGTCGATCATTCATGCCTCCGGCTTCATGACCGCCCCGAATTTTTCTCCCTTTACCGCCAAATACTGGCAAGGCACCTACCTGATGGGAATGGCTGCCGCCTCGCTGAGCAAAACCAAGAAGCTGGGTTGTGTGGCCGCCTTTGCGATCCCGGAGCTCATTACCTCGATCAACGCCTTCATGCTGGGCGCCAAATCGGTCGACCCGGACACTGAAGTCAGTGTCGTTTGGGTGAACTCCTGGTTCGATCCTGCTTCGGAACAGGAAGCCGCAAAGGCACTGATCAGCCAGGACGTGGATGTGATTTTCTCAAACGCGCAAGACACGCCATCGGTTATCTCCGTAGCCGAGGAGGCAGGGGTCTACGCATTCAATCTCAACTCGTCGATGAAATCCTATGCGCCAAGCAAATATCTCGGCGTGGTGGGAACCGATTGGGGACCGCACTTCAAACGGCTTGTTGACGCCCACGTGGCCGGCAATTATCCGGGCGAAAACTTCTGGCTGGGTATGGAGGATGACATCGTCTATACGGCTGACTGGAACGCCGACATTCCCGCTGACGCCGTGGCGGCAATAGAGGCGCGGCAGAAGGAAATTCGCGACGGTTCCTTTGTGGTCTTCAAGGGCCCGCTTGTCGACCAGTCCGGAACCGAGCGTTTCGCCGAGGGTACAGCCATGTCGGATGGCGAAATTCTGGGTATGGATTGGCATGTGGCCGGCGTCACCACGCCTTTGCCTTCATGA